One window of Nymphaea colorata isolate Beijing-Zhang1983 chromosome 1, ASM883128v2, whole genome shotgun sequence genomic DNA carries:
- the LOC116245756 gene encoding ADP-ribosylation factor GTPase-activating protein AGD5 encodes MNEKASVSRELNAKHKKILDGLLKLPENRECADCKCKGPRWASVNLGIFICMQCSGIHRSLGVHISKVRSATLDTWLPEQVAFIQTMGNEKANSYWEAELPPNYDRVGIENFIRAKYEEKRWIPRNGTPKTHSKVHEVERASEFRQRPRDTSTSESVNGSERTSVERKTVPVQRTVKNHKPVVLKSPDQSTSDVKAEPALAHQSQQQKDPPKAATPPDTTPKKVDLATDLFNMLTVEDPVANGVEASMDDNSWAGFQSAAEPMPATETSKLTTANESKPQSLSGLEDLFKDSPQITATTTPLAPEKSQKDVKNDIMSLFEKSNMVSPFSAHQQQLAFLAHQQSLLMAAAAKSSGGAQQPGPNDANASGGNSTVQGWSNMNFQVGGTSMPMTAPQQTQLSQAGNYKTTNLSDHPNSSYLPSFYNVGTKPPVYNGAVAGVAGKTSSGHGTSGVSTKSGNDFDFSSLTQGMFTKR; translated from the exons ATGAACGAGAAGGCCTCCGTTTCCAGGGAGCTGAACGCCAAGCACAAAaag ATCCTAGACGGGCTTCTTAAATTGCCGGAGAATAGAGAATGTGCTGATTGCAAGTGCAA AGGTCCTCGATGGGCAAGTGTAAACCTTGGGATTTTCATATGCATGCAGTGTTCTGGAATTCACAGAAGTCTTGGAGTCCACATCTCAAAG GTGCGATCTGCCACTTTAGATACATGGCTTCCAGAGCAGgttgctttcattcaaa CAATGGGTAATGAAAAGGCAAACAGCTATTGGGAAGCAGAATTACCACCAAACTATGATAGAGTTGGGATTGAAAACTTTATTCGTGCAAA GTATGAAGAGAAAAGGTGGATTCCTAGGAATGGAACTCCAAAGACACATTCAAAGGTACATGAAGTGGAAAGGGCATCTGAGTTTAGGCAGAGACCACGAGATACAAGTACATCTGAATCAGTGAATGGTTCAGAACGTACATCTGTTGAGAGGAAGACTGTTCCTGTACAGCGGACTGTAAAGAATCATAAACCAGTTGTTCTTAAATCCCCAGATCAG AGTACCTCAGATGTAAAAGCGGAACCGGCCCTTGCGCATCAGAGTCAGCAACAAAAGGATCCACCAAAAGCAGCCACTCCACCAGATACCACACCTAAGAAGGTTGATCTGGCAACTGATCTGTTCAATATGCTGACAGTGGAGGATCCTGTTGCAAACGGTGTGGAAGCATCAATGGATGATAATTCTTGGGCAGGATTCCAGT CGGCTGCTGAACCAATGCCAGCAACTGAAACAAGTAAACTGACAACCGCAAATGAAAGTAAACCACAATCTTTATCTGGACTTGAGGACCTGTTCAAAGACTCACCACAAATTACAGCTACGACTACCCCTTTAGCACCAGAAAAGAGCCAAAAGGATGTAAAGAATGATATCATGAGCCTCTTTGAAAAG tCCAACATGGTGTCACCATTTTCAGCCCATCAGCAGCAACTGGCATTCCTGGCCCACCAACAATCATTGCTTATGGCTGCAGCAGCAAAATCTAGTGGGGGAGCCCAGCAACCTGGACCTAATGATGCTAATGCATCTGGTGGGAATTCCACTGTCCAAGGCTGGTCCAACATGAATTTTCAAGTTGGTGGAACGAGCATGCCAATGACGGCCCCACAACAAACACAGCTTAGTCAG GCAGGAAATTACAAAACCACAAATCTGTCTGACCATCCAAACTCTTCTTATCTCCCCAG TTTCTATAACGTAGGTACAAAACCTCCGGTCTACAATGGAGCAGTAGCAGGTGTCGCTGGGAAAACTTCATCGGGGCATGGCACTTCTGGTGTGTCTACCAAGTCTGGCAATGACTTTGATTTCTCTTCACTTACACAGGGCATGTTTACAAAACGATAG